One Kryptolebias marmoratus isolate JLee-2015 linkage group LG21, ASM164957v2, whole genome shotgun sequence DNA segment encodes these proteins:
- the si:ch211-285f17.1 gene encoding sickle tail protein homolog isoform X11: MQPPDMDKKREAFLEHLKQKYPHHATAIMGHQERLRDQSLQGMLASLHSELDIQRYLMKIQLPHRSRSPKHGPSPQPSVGDQVDHLSLASVESLDTMSEADAPTAFTRGSRVRASLPVVRSTNQTKDRSLGVLYLQYGDETKQIRMPNEITSIDTIRALFVSAFPQQLTMKMLESPSVAIYVKDDMRNMYYELADVRNITDHSCLKVYHKDPAQAFSHGPRPANGDARMHSEMAHAARDGQHPLRHPPMGPPSHHLMQGALPPTPHSMPPSPSRIPFGPRQNSVPGSATIPRDRLSNANPPARSNSPCSSAILERRDVKPDENLGAKSHSLARGNEGLYADPYLLQEGRIGIATAHGPHPSPGLDGPEHGMGTFHRASIRSTSSYGGPSPTDTVDHPSLYRQKSRNSQLPTLGSKTPPPSPHRMTEVRMIDIHGMPPHGLPPHGVPPHGVPMERSSPVRQSFRKDEVTGTKPRNSVGSPVLSDPQGYSQNPLSAQSDQERMKFMEQQIASLSGLVHHALLKNPNSSGNKAPQSERPPKTSSPAHSAQSSGGSPVLAPKSSAASSDKNLAPLKVNLLQFRKNVSDLRVQLHQMRQLQLQNQEVLRVQLKRAEQEISIKLTEAMRRLEDPVQRQRVLVEEDRQKYLVMEERVLTQLSELEQYVGSLQNDSATTHRLVTLKDVEEGAVTLRKVGESLAGLKGEFPALQTRMRAVLRVEVEAVKFLKEEPHKLDSMLKRVKSLTDTLSTLRRCATESSQKGLDSSNNKSVGNTDVTATEANAEAPPASVQPGSTSAPPEPQSSTVRSEVMPSSPVVIHHVQSSPVYMQQSQQSAALTTQPSPPLTPSPTLIPSPNLNKNHGLEDHKGAISDPPSPVRHKKAHGNPVNNGNSAPHQDLVIEELQNSQDKSKSRAMSIEAKEKEWEEKRQNMGHYDGKEFEKILQEAQANMMKGIPSLEVEENQPLPSAGIVEQGNIPSPVESPSEEPQLDKPSKKGLEKLPKPQMEKSAKPAPERPSKAAIKPAAADGLSRQGSDKSNKSPPPPPPRKTFSSSSSGMTTTRSGEVVYTSRKESTSAQESEEDAPPSSPQPKPTKVLAEIKPKPATPPLVTPSVTREEEDEGEKIMAELQVFQKCTVKDVGVKNLVEPTTRIEPQIKELRPGTLLPLKEKKQSSEPSREDKDPETDENGNTTMRQSPGVIYYVTGQIPKDQPPPSGLEGIPENREPTQPPTQVSNVTVNDNSPSQQQQLPPLSPPPKSPSAVTPPPISPKPVGLNGFKLPRKHVKRAESLKTGAEVQKEKIPSKTKTEKKSKTNSGHVSLHKNTVPEQVVTTTASPVKEAPKQFIPPSKKTSGNKSDIPKAIIEDGDEGASLSPDLPGEEAPPPPDNIAFMITNTKVQALSCGEYQELVSAKKGSVQTVTVGSAGNKPNATDDPTSPQDNGFNKKPVIIIFNEPMDIRSAYKRLSTIFECEEELERMLAEESIKEESEESDTERSGGPPVKAGGAELADGETVSFSQSTADPTRSSSSSSSSISELTDGGANAESNGDAKQDGKKKFKFKFPKKQLSALTQAIRSSTKSGKKTLQVVVYEDEEECDGTVRHHKEAKRFEITRSKSFAETSKGSESATQKWQYSDNVCRTDEIRKSTYKTLDSLEQTIKQLENTISEMGPPSPEELVSTEDSKARNGKSSEGVGLRRTSSLPTSKTQKIASKSSLQKKTKPQLLPRPKAIPSATTNTNTALSVPSNIQQNTSVASPTSRMPVPLSAKSRQSPATSDKAGKQQKLQDAQRQFRQANGSAKRVGGDHKTTSPTIPVSKIPAFYPSSAKSSSQSAQNSDATNPINPSSSSCPSATKSSILSSHAPRSGSLPSSHIPSLSNGSLKLPAPSQHTGKTLSFSSQTQNGRAHSSSSSSFSSSSSSFSPSPLSPTPLGPGGKSIRTIHTPSFTNYRSHNGSNGKSCIPTTTAAKDTT; encoded by the exons TCATTGGACACCATGTCTGAGGCTGACGCACCCACAGCCTTCACCAGGGGCAGCCGGGTCCGTGCCAGCCTGCCTGTTGTTCGatcaaccaaccaaacaaaagatCGCTCACTAG GTGTTCTTTACCTGCAGTACGGTGACGAGACCAAACAGATCCGCATGCCCAATGAGATCACCAGCATCGACACCATCAGAGCTCTGTTCGTCAGTGCCTTCCCGCAGCAGCTCACCATGAAGATGCTGGAGTCGCCCAGCGTTGCCATCTACGTCAAAGACGACATGAGGAACATGTACTACGAACTTGCGGATGTCag GAACATTACAGACCACTCCTGCCTGAAGGTGTACCACAAAGACCCAGCACAGGCATTCAGCCATGGGCCCCGACCTGCCAACGGGGATGCCAGG ATGCACAGCGAGATGGCACATGCTGCTCGTGATGGTCAGCACCCTCTAAGACATCCACCCATGGGTCCCCCCTCACACCATCTCATGCAGGGAGCACTCCCTCCAACTCCCCACTCCATGCCCCCGTCACCCTCTAGAATCCCATTTGGCCCTCGACAGAACTCTGTACCTGGGAGTGCCACTATCCCAAGAGATAGACTGTCTAATGCCAATCCTCCGGCCCGTTCCAACTCTCCTTGTTCTAGCGCTATACTTGAGAGACGAGACGTCAAGCCAGATGAAAACCTGGGTGCGAAGAGCCACAGTCTAGCCAGAGGGAATGAGGGGTTGTATGCAGATCCATATCTGCTCCAAGAGGGGAGAATCGGGATTGCTACTGCCCACGGACCACACCCAAGCCCTGGGCTTGATGGTCCAGAACACGGCATGGGGACATTTCACCGTGCATCCATCCGCTCCACAAGCTCTTATGGTGGGCCCAGTCCCACAGACACTGTGGATCACCCTTCTCTGTACAGACAGAAGTCAAGAAACAGCCAACTGCCTACACTGGGTTCCAAGACTCCTCCTCCATCCCCTCACAGGATGACTGAGGTACGAATGATTGACATCCATGGCATGCCTCCTCATGGTCTGCCACCTCACGGCGTGCCGCCTCATGGTGTTCCCATGGAGAGAAGCTCACCAGTTCGACAGTCCTTCAGGAAGGACGAAGTTACAGGGACCAAGCCCAGGAACAGTGTGGGTTCACCTGTGCTTTCAGACCCTCAGGGTTACTCCCAGAATCCCCTTTCAGCTCAAAGTGACCA AGAGCGAATGAAGTTTATGGAGCAACAGATTGCCAGCTTGAGTGGTCTTGTTCATCATGCACTTTTAAAGAACCCAAACTCTAGTGGCAACAAGGCACCTCAAAG TGAAAGACCACCGAAGACCTCGTCCCCAGCTCACAGTGCTCAGAGTTCAG GTGGTTCTCCAGTCTTGGCTCCAAAAAGCAGTGCAGCCTCATCAGACAAGAACTTAGCTCCTCTTAAAGTCAACCTCCTGCAGTTCAGGAAGAATGTGTCTGACCTCAGGGTGCAACTCCATCAGATGAGACAGTTGCAG CTCCAGAATCAGGAGGTGTTGCGGGTGCAGCTGAAGCGAGCAGAGCAGGAAATCAGTATTAAACTCACAGAGGCCATGCGGCGTCTCGAAGACCCCGTCCAGAGGCAGCGAGTTCTGGTGGAAGAGGACCGGCAGAAGTACTTGGTTATGGAGGAGCGTGTCCTCACACAGCTCAG TGAGTTGGAACAATACGTAGGTTCTCTGCAGAACGACTCAGCAACAACACACAGATTGGTGACCCTAAAGGACGTGGAGGAGGGAGCCGTGACTCTGAGGAAGGTGGGAGAATCTCTGGCGGGCCTTAAAG GAGAGTTTCCAGCCCTCCAAACCAGAATGCGAGCTGTCCTCAGAGTCGAGGTGGAGGCTGTCAAGTTTTTGAAGGAGGAGCCCCACAAACTCGACAGCATGTTGAAACGGGTCAAGAGCCTGACTGACACCCTCAGCACTCTGAGAag ATGTGCAACAGAGAGTTCTCAGAAAGGACTTGACTCTTCTAATAATAAGTCGGTGGGTAACACTGATGTAACAGCTACAGAAGCCAATGCAGAAGCTCCCCCAGCGTCAGTGCAGCCGGGCTCAACTTCAGCTCCACCCGAGCCGCAGAGCTCCACCGTCAGATCCGAGGTGATGCCCTCCTCCCCTGTGGTCATCCACCATGTCCAGAGTTCCCCGGTTTACATGCAGCAGTCTCAGCAGTCTGCAGCCCTCACCACTCAGCCCAGTCCTCCCCTCACCCCGAGCCCCACTCTCATCCCCAGTCCCAACCTTAACAAGAATCATGGGCTGGAGGATCACAAAGGAGCAATTTCAGATCCACCAAGTCCTGTCCGCCATAAGAAAGCTCATGGGAATCCAGTGAATAATGGGAACAGCGCTCCCCATCAAGATCTTGTTATAGAAGAGCTACAAAACAGTCAggacaaaagcaaaagcagagCTATGTCCATAGAG GCTAAAGAGAAGGAGTGGGAGGAGAAGAGGCAGAACATGGGTCATTATGATGGAAAGGAGTTTGAGAAGATCCTTCAAGAAGCTCAGGCCAACATGATGAAGGGTATTCCAAGTCTGGAGGTAGAAGAAAACCAGCCACTGCCTTCTGCTGGGATTGTGGAACAGGGAAACATCCCCAGCCCTGTCGAGTCACCATCAG AGGAGCCTCAGTTAGACAAACCCTCGAAGAAAGGGTTGGAGAAACTCCCAAAACCTCAGATGGAGAAATCTGCTAAGCCAGCACCGGAGAGACCCTCAAAAGCTGCCATCAAGCCAGCAGCTGCTGACGGCTTGTCCAGACAGGGCTCTGATAAATCCAATAAGTCTCCACCGCCTCCACCTCCAAGGAAAaccttctccagctccagctcagGAATGACGACGACTCGTTCTGGTGAGGTGGTGTACACCAGCAGGAAGGAGAGCACCTCAGCACAG GAGAGTGAGGAGGATGCTCCACCTTCCTCCCCCCAACCAAAACCAACAAAGGTCCTCGCAGAGATCAAGCCGAAGCCTGCCACACCTCCCCTCGTCACTCCTTCTGTTACcagagaagaggaggacgaaGGGGAAAAGATCATGGCAGAGCTTCAG GTTTTCCAGAAGTGCACAGTTAAGGATGTAGGGGTGAAAAATTTGGTTGAACCCACTACTCGAATTGAACCCCAAATCAAAGAGTTAAGACCAGGAACTTTGTTACCGCTCAAAGAGAAAAAG CAGAGCTCAGAGCCCAGTCGAGAGGATAAAGACCCAGAAACCGATGAAAACGGAAACACAACTATGCGACAGAGCCCTGGA GTTATATATTACGTGACTGGCCAGATTCCCAAAGATCAGCCACCCCCATCAGGACTGGAGGGCATCCCAGAAAACAGAGAGCCCACACAGCCTCCAACACAGGTGTCAAATGTCACTGTTAATGACAATTCTCCAAGCCAGCAACAGCAGCTGCCACCTCTGTCTCCACCACCCAAATCACCTTCTGCTGTTACGCCTCCACCTATATCACCTAAACCTGTTGGACTCAACGGATTCAAACTGCCACGGAAGCACGTTAAACGTGCCGAATCCTTGAAGACCGGTGCAGAAGTTCAGAAGGAGAAAATccccagcaaaacaaaaactgaaaagaaaagcaaaacaaattcagGGCATGTTTCCTTACATAAAAATACCGTGCCTGAGCAAGTGGTGACCACAACAGCCAGTCCTGTTAAAGAAGCACCTAAACAGTTTATTCCTCCGTCCAAAAAGACTTCAGGTAATAAAAGTGATATACCTAAAGCTATTATTGAAGATGGTGACGAAGGAGCTAGTCTTAGTCCAGACTTACCTGGAGAAGAAGCACCTCCGCCCCCAGACAACATAGCATTCATGATCACTAACACCAAGGTCCAGGCCCTGTCTTGTGGAGAGTACCAAGAACTGGTTAGTGCCAAGAAAGGGAGTGTCCAGACGGTTACTGTTGGCAGTGCAGGAAATAAACCAAATGCCACTGACGACCCTACATCGCCACAGGATAACGGCTTTAACAAGAAGCCTGTCATCATCATCTTTAATGAACCAATGGATATTCGTTCGGCTTACAAACGCTTGTCCACCATCTTTGAATGCGAGGAGGAGCTTGAGCGAATGCTTGCTGAAGAGTCCATCAAAGAGGAGAGTGAGGAGTCGGACACCGAGAGGAGTGGTGGGCCGCCGGTAAAAGCTGGAGGTGCCGAGTTGGCTGACGGAGAGACAGTCAGCTTCTCACAGAGTACTGCAGATCCCACCAggtcatcctcctcatcctcatcctcaatATCCGAACTAACAGATGGTGGTGCAAACGCGGAGTCAAATGGAGATGCCAAACAAGACGGCAAGAAAAAGTTCAAGTTTAAGTTTCCAAAGAAGCAGCTGTCCGCGTTGACACAGGCAATTCGAAGTAGCACCAAGTCTGGGAAGAAGACTCTACAGGTGGTGGTGTACGAAGATGAGGAAGAATGTGATGGTACAGTCCGACATCACAAAGAAGCAAAGAGATTTGAGATTACACGTTCAAAATCCTTCGCAGAAACCTCCAAGGGATCAGAATCtgccacacaaaaatggcagtaTTCCGACAATGTTTGCAGGACAGATGAGATTCGGAAAAGCACCTACAAGACTCTGGACAGTCTTGAGCAGACCATAAAGCAGCTGGAGAATACTATTAGTGAGATGGGACCACCCTCCCCTGAGGAGCTAGTCAGCACTGAAGACTCTAAAGCAAGAAATGGGAAAAGCTCAGAAGGAGTTGGGCTGAGGAGGACTTCCTCTCTCCCGACctccaaaacacagaaaatagcCAGCAAAAGCTCAttgcagaagaagacaaaaccTCAGCTCCTTCCTCGTCCCAAAGCCATCCCTTCTGCCACCACCAACACCAACACTGCCCTCAGTGTACCCAGCAACATACAACAG AACACCAGTGTCGCTTCCCCAACTAGTCGGATGCCCGTTCCTTTGTCTGCAAAGTCCAGGCAGTCGCCGGCTACATCTgacaaagcaggaaaacagcaaaaactgcAGGACGCTCAAAGGCAGTTCCGACAG GCTAACGGAAGTGCTAAAAGAGTGGGAGGGGATCATAAAACTACTTCCCCCACTATACCCGTCTCTAAAATCCCTGCTTTTTATCCTAGCTCTGCTAAAAGCAGCTCCCAGTCTGCGCAAAACTCAGATGCTACTAATCCCATTAAcccgtcttcctcctcctgtccctcTGCAACAAAGTCCTCCATCCTGTCCTCTCACGCTCCTCGTTCCGgttccctcccctcctcccatATCCCCTCACTGTCTAATGGATCCCTTAAACTCCCCGCACCTTCACAGCACACAGGTAAAACTCTGTCATTCTCCTCACAGACTCAGAACGGTCGAGcgcactcctcctcctcctcttcattctcctcctcctcctcctctttctccccctcccctctgtCACCCACACCATTGGGCCCAGGTGGAAAGAGCATCCGCACCATACACACCCCCAGCTTCACCAACTACAGGTCCCACAACGGCAGCAACGGCAAATCCTGCATCCCAACAACCACAGCCGCTAAGGACACAACTTAG